The proteins below are encoded in one region of Syntrophorhabdales bacterium:
- the murJ gene encoding murein biosynthesis integral membrane protein MurJ, producing the protein MQYGERLLSQTSANYLIRKGSVITGITLVSRPLGFVREAVQAYLFGATSLVGAFVIAFNFPELIQTLFFAGATSAFLIPVCSKYLEDREEFSRVYSLFMNVAIIVTAVVSVILLAASVPVVRLIAPGFRSESRDVTRLLFIIMLPVIPLHAILSVMKAFLNAKEQFAAPELSGIIWNIIFILAALTASGTIGIYSLAVGVSLGAIAQVLLQIPYLRKLGIRYHMTIPLGHPSLREAKRLFTGALIATSVVPINSFIGRSMATYLPEGGVASLAYAFRIFLFPYSLFAVPIYTVLFSKLSRLFHEEDWEGIESHVDSSLVLVCITLIPSTIFLCFAGDVLVRLLYQRGAFSTKDTLMTYRALSGYSVGLVFYALSISFVRIFNARHDMKTPAVVGLTSIALNAVLVYLLMIPLGNLGVALATSIISFYNFLVLYVLYKKRTGYRPSGRTRKEIVLSFVAGAIVALLLFGLRNVIPGRPYLFFTLGFLITVAIYAMFFKNYYLTFLKRRQEKQIES; encoded by the coding sequence GTGCAGTATGGGGAAAGACTTCTGAGCCAAACATCTGCTAATTACCTCATCCGGAAAGGTTCTGTCATTACAGGCATCACCCTCGTGAGCAGGCCCTTGGGTTTTGTGAGGGAGGCTGTCCAGGCGTACCTTTTCGGGGCAACGAGCCTTGTCGGCGCATTCGTCATCGCCTTTAACTTCCCGGAATTGATACAGACGCTTTTCTTCGCCGGGGCGACCAGTGCCTTTCTCATCCCGGTCTGCTCCAAATACCTCGAAGATCGGGAAGAGTTCTCCAGGGTATATTCACTTTTCATGAACGTAGCTATCATCGTCACCGCTGTCGTCTCAGTAATTCTTCTCGCAGCCAGTGTGCCGGTAGTGCGGCTCATCGCCCCGGGGTTTAGATCCGAAAGCAGGGACGTCACGCGTCTGCTTTTCATCATCATGCTGCCTGTTATTCCACTTCACGCCATACTTTCGGTGATGAAGGCGTTTCTAAATGCGAAGGAGCAGTTTGCGGCACCGGAACTGTCAGGCATCATCTGGAACATAATCTTTATCCTCGCCGCCCTCACAGCCAGCGGCACCATCGGAATCTACAGTCTGGCCGTAGGCGTTTCGCTGGGTGCAATCGCTCAGGTTCTGCTTCAGATACCCTATTTGCGGAAGCTTGGCATCCGTTACCATATGACAATCCCTCTTGGTCATCCCTCACTCAGGGAGGCAAAGCGGCTCTTCACCGGCGCGTTGATCGCGACGTCTGTTGTGCCGATCAACAGCTTCATCGGCAGAAGCATGGCCACCTACTTGCCTGAAGGCGGCGTTGCTTCACTCGCATATGCCTTTCGTATTTTTCTTTTCCCATACAGCCTTTTCGCAGTTCCGATTTACACGGTGCTCTTCTCAAAACTTTCGAGGTTATTTCACGAAGAAGACTGGGAAGGGATAGAGTCTCACGTAGACAGTTCCCTGGTGCTTGTCTGCATAACGCTCATTCCCTCGACGATCTTTCTTTGCTTTGCCGGCGACGTACTGGTCAGGCTGCTCTACCAACGGGGTGCTTTTTCGACCAAAGATACGCTGATGACCTATCGCGCTCTCTCCGGATACAGCGTCGGCCTGGTTTTTTATGCATTGTCGATTTCCTTCGTCCGCATCTTTAATGCACGCCATGACATGAAAACTCCTGCCGTGGTCGGTCTCACGTCTATCGCGCTGAACGCGGTACTGGTTTACCTTCTCATGATACCGCTCGGAAATCTCGGGGTAGCGCTTGCAACGTCGATAATCTCTTTCTACAATTTTTTAGTGCTGTATGTGCTCTACAAGAAAAGGACGGGTTATCGGCCGTCAGGAAGAACGAGGAAAGAGATTGTATTGTCTTTTGTCGCCGGCGCTATCGTCGCGCTTCTGCTCTTCGGTCTTCGCAACGTGATACCCGGAAGACCTTATCTATTCTTCACGCTGGGGTTTCTCATCACAGTAGCCATCTATGCAATGTTTTTTAAAAATTACTATCTCACGTTCTTGAAAAGGAGACAGGAAAAACAAATAGAGAGCTAG
- a CDS encoding sigma-70 family RNA polymerase sigma factor: MERLTEERESVDYFEEDDFEAERLYLRDLRKLSTMSEEEEKELAERISRGDRDARRKMIETNLRLVVKIARRYVTPGVSILDLIEEGNIGLIKAVEKFDLSKNCRFSTYATWWIRESIERAVLNYSRIVRLPVHVTSRMRKISKVIQEYIEREGREPTVEEIHLSTDVPVAFIRNVMFIVTKTDSIDTLLDEEENVSTERYLPGLSVDEALSALEQTKRIEYIASWLDRLREDEKRVIVLRYGLDGEEPQTLESIGKLFGVTRERIRQIEHKTIAKLQRVVRRNNIGRETI; this comes from the coding sequence ATGGAAAGATTGACCGAAGAAAGAGAGTCCGTTGACTATTTCGAAGAAGATGATTTTGAAGCCGAAAGGCTCTACCTGAGGGACTTGCGCAAACTGTCCACGATGAGCGAGGAAGAGGAAAAGGAGCTGGCGGAGAGAATCTCACGGGGTGACAGAGATGCACGAAGGAAGATGATCGAGACAAATCTCAGATTGGTGGTCAAGATAGCCAGAAGATACGTAACCCCGGGAGTCTCAATACTCGATCTTATAGAAGAAGGGAACATAGGATTAATAAAGGCAGTTGAGAAATTTGACCTTTCAAAGAACTGCCGCTTTTCAACATACGCGACGTGGTGGATCAGAGAATCGATCGAACGGGCCGTACTCAACTACTCACGGATAGTCAGGTTGCCCGTGCATGTCACCTCTCGCATGCGAAAGATATCCAAAGTTATACAGGAGTACATCGAAAGAGAGGGAAGAGAGCCGACTGTGGAAGAGATTCATCTCAGCACAGATGTGCCCGTCGCCTTTATACGAAATGTGATGTTTATAGTCACTAAGACGGATTCGATCGATACGCTTCTTGACGAAGAAGAAAATGTGAGCACGGAGCGTTACCTGCCGGGTCTTTCCGTAGACGAAGCGCTCTCTGCACTGGAGCAGACGAAAAGGATCGAGTACATAGCCTCGTGGTTGGACAGATTGCGCGAGGATGAGAAAAGAGTGATTGTGCTGAGATACGGCCTTGATGGAGAGGAACCACAAACGCTCGAATCAATAGGTAAACTTTTCGGCGTGACCAGAGAGCGCATACGACAGATTGAACACAAGACTATCGCCAAGCTCCAGAGAGTCGTCAGACGAAACAACATAGGGAGAGAAACCATTTAG
- a CDS encoding protein-L-isoaspartate(D-aspartate) O-methyltransferase, with the protein MRNGYESQRLQMVEDQIKDRGVRDRRVLEAFRKVPRHLFLDEALWPQAYEDHPLPIGEKQTISQPYIVALMTEALHLTGQEKVLEIGTGSGYQTAILAELAERVYSVERIPSLAKRARRLLDELKYSNVIVNIGDGTQGWREYSPYEGIIVTAAAPEAPDPLLQQLETGGRLVVPIGDEFQQELVVYVKEGEDRYREENYGGVRFVKLIGTYGWKD; encoded by the coding sequence ATGCGCAACGGTTACGAAAGCCAACGTCTTCAGATGGTAGAAGACCAGATTAAGGACCGCGGCGTGAGAGACAGACGGGTGCTTGAAGCATTCCGAAAGGTTCCGCGTCACCTGTTCCTCGATGAAGCCCTCTGGCCCCAAGCGTACGAGGATCATCCGCTGCCCATTGGTGAGAAGCAGACAATCTCGCAACCGTATATCGTTGCGCTTATGACAGAGGCTCTGCATTTGACAGGGCAGGAGAAGGTGCTGGAAATAGGAACCGGCTCAGGGTACCAGACGGCGATACTCGCGGAACTCGCAGAGCGCGTCTATTCGGTAGAACGCATCCCCTCGCTGGCGAAGCGGGCCCGCAGGCTGCTCGACGAATTAAAGTACAGTAATGTAATAGTTAACATAGGTGACGGGACGCAGGGATGGCGGGAATACAGTCCCTATGAAGGTATTATTGTAACGGCGGCCGCGCCTGAAGCTCCAGATCCTTTGCTCCAGCAACTGGAAACAGGGGGCCGGCTGGTGGTGCCTATTGGCGATGAATTTCAACAGGAACTCGTAGTCTACGTCAAAGAAGGAGAGGACAGGTATCGCGAGGAGAACTACGGAGGGGTGAGATTCGTCAAGCTGATAGGGACATACGGATGGAAAGATTGA
- the proC gene encoding pyrroline-5-carboxylate reductase: MVRLGILGLGNMGEAIVGALVGSGFNRKDLMAFEIKKERAEVVAKRYRVSVAANGKDLAEKAQSVLLAVKPQDARVLLESIAPALKKEKLVISIMAGVTTSTILSMAQKPLKVIRVMPNIAAKVGEGALGITSNDLVTEKELGEMKKLLSPIGRIVDVREDLMDAVTALGGSGPAFLLSFLEAMIDGGVNVGLPRDKATTLAIQTIKGTIAMLEAEKLHPSLMKEMVTSPGGTTIAGLVHLEENGFKGIVMKALEKARNRAKELSA, encoded by the coding sequence ATGGTACGACTGGGAATACTGGGGTTGGGAAACATGGGAGAAGCAATCGTTGGCGCACTCGTGGGATCGGGGTTCAATCGAAAAGATCTCATGGCATTTGAAATCAAGAAAGAACGCGCTGAAGTCGTTGCTAAACGCTATCGCGTCAGCGTCGCCGCGAATGGGAAAGACCTGGCGGAAAAGGCGCAATCTGTTCTTCTCGCAGTAAAGCCACAGGATGCAAGAGTGCTTCTTGAGTCAATCGCCCCTGCCCTGAAAAAAGAGAAACTGGTAATCTCCATAATGGCCGGTGTGACCACGTCAACCATCCTGTCAATGGCACAAAAACCGTTGAAGGTCATCAGAGTCATGCCGAACATCGCTGCTAAAGTCGGTGAGGGAGCCTTGGGCATTACCTCTAATGACCTTGTGACGGAAAAGGAACTGGGAGAAATGAAAAAACTGCTCTCACCGATTGGCCGGATAGTGGACGTCAGGGAGGACCTGATGGACGCAGTTACAGCCCTGGGTGGCAGCGGCCCCGCGTTTCTTCTCTCTTTCCTTGAAGCCATGATTGATGGTGGCGTAAATGTAGGGCTCCCCAGAGACAAGGCGACTACGCTTGCCATACAGACTATCAAGGGGACCATAGCGATGCTGGAAGCGGAAAAGCTCCATCCTTCCCTGATGAAAGAGATGGTCACTTCCCCGGGAGGTACTACGATCGCGGGACTCGTGCATCTTGAGGAAAACGGATTCAAAGGAATTGTAATGAAGGCCCTGGAGAAAGCGCGCAACCGGGCTAAGGAACTTTCGGCTTGA
- a CDS encoding Smr/MutS family protein, with amino-acid sequence MKNEDSIYKLFGDLSSFVKDRSISLKKELQQVPEETSAEEPVSFDEAMRDIQRLEHDKKRIRGVRSEQKITGREPDGERQLAEALSEEYRLNVTNLPEYMEGCVEGTNPATMEKLRSGEYSAQRMLDLHGLGAEEAYEMFQSFIKEAIRSNIRCVKIIHGRGLKSKHEPVLKSRLKEWVLRAMHRRWVIAFASSTMRGGGPGATNILLRQQPKKQKLHIIG; translated from the coding sequence ATGAAGAACGAGGATTCCATCTATAAATTGTTCGGCGACCTTTCAAGCTTTGTGAAAGATCGCAGTATATCGCTCAAGAAGGAACTTCAGCAAGTCCCCGAAGAGACGTCGGCAGAGGAACCCGTCTCCTTTGACGAAGCAATGAGGGACATACAAAGACTGGAGCACGATAAGAAAAGAATCCGAGGGGTTAGATCAGAACAGAAAATCACGGGCAGAGAACCCGACGGAGAGAGGCAGCTTGCAGAGGCGCTGAGTGAAGAGTACCGGCTCAATGTCACGAATTTGCCCGAATATATGGAGGGCTGTGTTGAGGGTACCAATCCTGCTACCATGGAGAAGCTGAGGTCTGGGGAGTACTCTGCACAGAGGATGCTCGATCTTCACGGGCTCGGCGCAGAAGAGGCCTATGAGATGTTCCAGAGTTTCATCAAAGAGGCCATCCGCTCGAACATCAGGTGTGTCAAGATCATTCACGGACGCGGGCTGAAATCAAAACATGAGCCGGTCTTGAAGAGCAGGCTCAAAGAGTGGGTACTCAGGGCAATGCATCGGAGATGGGTTATCGCCTTCGCGAGCTCCACCATGCGTGGCGGCGGCCCCGGAGCTACGAATATCCTCCTGCGTCAGCAACCCAAAAAGCAAAAACTGCATATCATCGGATGA
- a CDS encoding tRNA (adenine-N1)-methyltransferase has protein sequence MALIRENDLVLIVHDGKRYLKRLEPKKLFHSKRGTLDYSSLVGLQYGIRQGLFEVFEPTLEDIIMYGLRRETQIVYPKDACYICFKLSLKQGDRVLEVGTGSGALTMLFSHAVGSSGMVVSVEKEEKHYKNARKNIERFAGSSNIDLRLADISDFEGAEFDSVFIDVREPWSVVAKVRSFLKASGSIGIIVPTSNQVSETLRAMQSLFGDVEVLEILLRKYKTVADRLRPDDRMVAHTGYLMFGRKVEEGGS, from the coding sequence ATGGCTCTTATACGGGAAAATGATCTCGTCCTTATCGTGCACGACGGGAAGAGATACCTCAAGAGGCTGGAGCCGAAGAAGCTTTTTCACAGCAAGAGAGGGACGCTCGATTACTCATCCCTCGTTGGTCTTCAGTACGGCATCAGGCAGGGGCTCTTTGAGGTGTTCGAACCAACTCTTGAAGACATTATCATGTATGGTCTTCGCAGGGAGACGCAGATTGTCTATCCTAAAGATGCCTGCTATATTTGCTTCAAGCTCAGTCTCAAGCAGGGAGACCGGGTACTCGAGGTCGGCACTGGAAGCGGTGCCCTGACCATGCTCTTTTCGCATGCAGTGGGTTCCTCGGGCATGGTGGTTTCCGTTGAAAAGGAAGAAAAGCACTACAAGAATGCCAGAAAGAATATAGAACGTTTCGCAGGCTCATCCAACATCGATCTCAGGCTTGCCGATATTTCTGATTTTGAGGGCGCCGAATTTGATTCGGTCTTTATTGACGTGCGAGAGCCCTGGTCCGTTGTTGCAAAAGTTCGCTCCTTTCTTAAGGCGAGCGGGAGCATTGGCATTATTGTTCCGACATCCAACCAGGTGTCGGAAACGCTTCGTGCCATGCAGTCTTTGTTTGGTGATGTGGAAGTGCTGGAGATACTCCTCAGAAAATACAAGACAGTTGCTGACCGGCTGAGGCCTGATGACCGCATGGTGGCCCATACCGGATATCTTATGTTCGGGCGCAAAGTGGAGGAGGGTGGTTCATAG
- a CDS encoding response regulator: MGGDAKVLVTDDDPQILELTATVLRKAGFDVLEASTGGGCLKLVQSHRPDVVLLDVVLPDLSGVDVCKRIKADKRLEGIFVILVSGVQVSSEYQAEGLDVGADGYIVKPISNKELVARVQSMVRIKRAENALREREREQERLISELREALAEIKTLKGFIPICASCKKIRDDQGFWNRLETYISEHTDAVLSHGICPECAEKYKNEIKELAKKRQ, encoded by the coding sequence ATGGGCGGAGACGCCAAAGTACTGGTCACGGATGACGATCCCCAAATCCTTGAGCTCACTGCTACAGTGCTGCGAAAAGCAGGTTTCGACGTGCTGGAAGCGTCGACCGGCGGGGGATGCCTCAAGCTTGTGCAATCTCATCGTCCTGACGTAGTCCTGCTGGATGTCGTGCTTCCGGATTTGTCAGGAGTAGACGTATGCAAACGGATCAAAGCGGATAAGAGGCTGGAGGGCATCTTTGTGATCCTCGTGTCCGGCGTCCAGGTCTCTTCTGAATATCAAGCGGAAGGGCTCGATGTGGGCGCCGACGGCTATATCGTCAAACCGATTTCAAACAAGGAACTCGTCGCGAGAGTTCAGTCGATGGTGCGCATCAAGCGCGCCGAGAACGCATTGAGGGAGAGAGAACGGGAACAGGAACGATTGATCTCTGAACTGAGGGAAGCGCTTGCGGAGATCAAGACGCTGAAAGGGTTCATCCCGATTTGTGCATCCTGCAAGAAAATTCGCGACGATCAGGGCTTCTGGAATCGGCTGGAAACGTACATCAGTGAGCATACCGACGCGGTTCTGAGTCACGGCATCTGCCCCGAATGCGCTGAGAAATATAAGAATGAGATAAAGGAGCTTGCAAAAAAGCGTCAATGA
- a CDS encoding glycerate kinase: protein MMDLASCTQEIFYAALKAVDPFRAVQDELKRFRTFFRVGDFARLLVIGFGKAAWPMALASEEALEDLITSGMVVTKYGHSKPTGRLQRIALLEAAHPVPDDNSVAATRRILDLVREADERTLVLCLISGGGSALLVAPTEGVTLREKQDVTGLLLKSGAAIQELNAVRKHLSLVKGGRLAEIAHPASITSLIISDVIGDSLDVIASGPTAPDTSTYGDALAVLEKYKLMKLAPRAAVSTLERGARGEIAETPKEENDIFDNVQNVIVASNSMALKAANEKAQEMGFQTSILTSELQGEAREAGRWLAQQARSMNLKRPFCLLSGGETTVTVKGTGLGGRNTELALAFAREIDSLDGITLLSAGTDGTDGPTDAAGAIVDGHTIGRARHLNLDPVEHMKNNDSYTLLQKTNNLLITGPTGTNVMDIQIILVT, encoded by the coding sequence ATGATGGATCTTGCATCCTGTACCCAGGAAATTTTTTACGCAGCACTGAAAGCGGTCGACCCTTTCAGGGCTGTTCAAGATGAACTGAAGCGGTTCCGCACCTTCTTCCGGGTCGGAGATTTCGCGAGGCTCCTCGTGATTGGCTTCGGCAAGGCGGCTTGGCCAATGGCGTTGGCTTCGGAGGAGGCCCTTGAGGATTTGATCACCAGCGGCATGGTCGTCACAAAGTATGGTCATAGCAAGCCTACGGGGCGGCTTCAAAGAATAGCGCTCCTGGAAGCAGCTCATCCCGTGCCGGATGACAACAGCGTAGCCGCCACCCGGCGCATTCTTGACCTCGTGCGCGAGGCCGACGAAAGGACTCTCGTACTCTGCCTTATATCCGGAGGCGGTTCAGCCTTGCTCGTGGCGCCGACCGAGGGCGTTACTCTGCGCGAAAAGCAAGACGTGACAGGTCTTCTGCTGAAATCAGGGGCAGCAATACAGGAACTGAATGCCGTACGAAAGCACCTCTCCCTGGTAAAAGGCGGCCGTTTGGCGGAAATTGCTCATCCGGCCTCAATCACGTCACTCATCATATCTGACGTGATCGGTGACAGTCTTGACGTAATTGCATCGGGCCCGACGGCACCGGATACTTCGACATACGGCGACGCGCTCGCAGTGCTCGAAAAATACAAACTTATGAAACTGGCGCCACGAGCGGCGGTGTCAACTCTTGAACGAGGCGCGCGGGGCGAGATAGCAGAAACTCCAAAGGAGGAGAACGACATCTTCGACAACGTACAGAACGTTATAGTCGCGAGTAACAGCATGGCGCTGAAAGCTGCGAATGAAAAGGCTCAAGAAATGGGGTTTCAAACCTCTATACTCACGTCAGAACTACAGGGAGAAGCGCGCGAAGCAGGTCGGTGGCTCGCGCAACAAGCACGGAGCATGAATCTGAAGCGGCCCTTCTGTTTACTCTCGGGCGGAGAAACCACGGTCACGGTGAAAGGAACCGGGTTGGGCGGCAGGAATACGGAGCTTGCCCTCGCGTTCGCCCGGGAGATAGACAGCCTGGATGGGATAACTCTTCTGTCGGCCGGAACCGACGGCACAGACGGACCGACAGACGCCGCCGGAGCAATAGTGGATGGTCACACCATCGGCCGGGCCAGGCATCTGAACCTCGATCCGGTGGAACACATGAAAAATAATGACTCCTACACTCTGCTGCAGAAGACGAATAATCTTCTGATCACAGGCCCTACCGGCACGAACGTCATGGACATCCAGATCATCCTCGTGACATAG
- a CDS encoding mechanosensitive ion channel family protein, protein MAGRLQPVLLPLAVAVFTLIVLLLFRGLAFKVLRRYGRRAEPRIGIDELVVRSLSWPSFFWCIAISLHVGVGVSDLPGKYALFFSSAIDVIVIFSVTLAAANVCGSMLKSYIQSANFPTPPTGLIYGILKGLIFLVGVLVTLHTLGISILPVVTTLGIGGLAVALALQDTLANLFSGIQILMEKSLRIGDYIKVETGEQGYVEDITWRSTKLRMAPDNVVIIPNSKMAKSAITNYSQPGKKMAVSIAVRVDYASDPDHIEAILLEEANKAVGQVPGLVKEPEPIVRLAPGFGDYGLEFTLICQAASYGEQFLVQHELRKRILKRLRQEGVTIPAAERAASSTGAKN, encoded by the coding sequence ATGGCAGGGCGTCTACAGCCCGTCTTGCTCCCGCTCGCTGTTGCGGTCTTTACTCTGATAGTGCTCCTTCTTTTTCGAGGGCTCGCGTTCAAAGTCCTGCGAAGGTACGGACGACGTGCTGAACCAAGGATCGGGATAGATGAACTGGTCGTCAGATCGCTGAGCTGGCCTTCCTTTTTCTGGTGTATTGCCATCAGTCTTCACGTAGGTGTTGGGGTTTCAGACCTCCCGGGAAAGTATGCTCTTTTCTTCAGCAGTGCAATAGATGTCATCGTTATCTTCTCGGTTACGCTGGCAGCAGCCAATGTCTGTGGGAGCATGCTCAAGAGTTATATCCAGTCGGCCAATTTTCCTACTCCTCCTACAGGACTGATTTACGGCATCTTAAAAGGACTGATTTTTCTTGTGGGCGTGCTCGTCACGCTCCATACGCTTGGCATATCTATTCTGCCGGTTGTCACCACGCTCGGTATCGGCGGTCTTGCCGTGGCGCTCGCACTGCAGGACACGCTGGCAAATCTTTTTTCAGGAATACAGATTCTTATGGAGAAGTCCTTGCGCATTGGGGACTATATTAAAGTGGAAACAGGCGAGCAAGGATACGTTGAGGATATAACGTGGAGAAGTACGAAACTGAGGATGGCACCCGATAATGTAGTCATCATTCCGAACAGCAAAATGGCGAAGAGCGCTATAACCAACTATTCCCAGCCTGGCAAGAAGATGGCCGTCTCGATCGCTGTCCGCGTAGATTATGCATCCGACCCGGACCACATTGAAGCTATATTACTCGAGGAGGCAAATAAGGCGGTGGGCCAGGTCCCAGGCCTTGTGAAGGAGCCTGAGCCCATAGTCCGCTTGGCACCCGGTTTTGGCGATTACGGGCTTGAGTTTACTCTCATATGCCAGGCCGCATCCTACGGTGAACAATTTCTTGTGCAGCATGAATTGAGAAAGAGAATTCTTAAACGACTGAGACAGGAAGGAGTCACCATACCTGCTGCAGAACGGGCTGCTTCTTCCACTGGAGCAAAGAACTGA
- a CDS encoding AI-2E family transporter, producing MTENRFQLLTLSALVLLLGYVTYLIFRPFFVPIGWAIVFAIVLYPVHNFLVRYVRAGSLSAVLILILILVITLGPLSYVSYQLAVELQNIPFEHATEEITGLINHPRIKPLVERILSLFSITETEFRASVTANLTRLGKNLLGLAGGRIGDIITGAFDFVLMAFTLFFLLKDGPKFIEKIRDYMPFPEHEKKQLTKQIKDVVVSTIYGGVVVALAQGLIGVAAFAIVGIRAPVLWGMAMSITSFIPVVGCALVWVPAALYLVVEGLVTKAIILAAIGVFAISTVDNVLRPIIIRGRVSMPLVLVFFSVFGGIQVFGLLGLVLGPLVVAIFVSVVGIYRTHA from the coding sequence ATGACGGAGAATAGGTTTCAGCTGCTCACACTTTCAGCACTTGTGCTGCTTCTCGGCTACGTAACCTACCTGATATTCAGACCCTTCTTTGTGCCCATCGGTTGGGCCATCGTATTCGCAATCGTGCTCTACCCGGTACACAATTTTCTGGTGCGATACGTGAGGGCTGGCAGTCTTTCAGCAGTGCTCATCCTCATTCTCATCCTTGTCATCACGCTCGGTCCTCTTTCGTATGTCTCGTATCAGTTGGCTGTTGAGCTCCAGAATATCCCTTTCGAACATGCAACAGAAGAGATAACAGGCCTTATCAATCATCCCCGGATAAAGCCGCTGGTGGAACGAATACTTTCTCTGTTCAGCATAACAGAGACCGAATTCAGGGCCTCTGTGACGGCAAATCTCACGAGGCTGGGGAAAAATCTGCTTGGACTTGCGGGTGGCAGGATAGGCGATATCATTACCGGTGCTTTCGATTTTGTCCTCATGGCTTTTACCCTTTTTTTTCTCCTCAAGGACGGACCGAAATTCATCGAGAAGATCCGAGACTACATGCCTTTTCCGGAGCATGAAAAGAAGCAGCTCACCAAGCAAATAAAGGACGTGGTGGTGTCAACGATTTACGGTGGCGTGGTAGTTGCTCTCGCGCAAGGTCTGATCGGCGTGGCGGCGTTCGCCATCGTTGGTATTAGAGCCCCGGTGCTCTGGGGAATGGCCATGTCGATTACGTCCTTTATTCCTGTCGTCGGTTGTGCGCTTGTATGGGTACCTGCCGCACTCTACCTGGTTGTAGAAGGGTTAGTCACCAAGGCGATTATTCTCGCTGCCATTGGTGTCTTCGCGATAAGCACAGTGGATAACGTGTTGAGACCTATCATCATCCGGGGCAGGGTGAGCATGCCGCTCGTCCTGGTCTTTTTCAGCGTGTTCGGCGGGATCCAGGTGTTCGGCCTGCTGGGTCTTGTCCTCGGCCCCCTTGTTGTAGCCATCTTTGTTTCGGTAGTGGGTATATACCGCACGCATGCTTAG
- a CDS encoding FKBP-type peptidyl-prolyl cis-trans isomerase has protein sequence MKPVPLVMAIVMLLFATSLYAAEGVALKTPKDKLSYIIGVQIGNDLKNQSIDVDPAIVSRGLNDSMSGSKLLISDQEAKDIIAVYQKERAAKVAEERKKAGEKNKQEGAAFLAANKKKEGVKMLPSGLQYRVIKEGTGKTPKATDTVVTQYKGTLINGTEFDSSYRRNEPATFPVSGVIKGWTEALQLMKEGSKWEIVVPPELAYGEQGAGPIGPNATLIFEIELVSVK, from the coding sequence ATGAAACCAGTACCACTTGTGATGGCCATAGTCATGCTGCTCTTCGCGACAAGTCTGTATGCGGCGGAGGGAGTCGCACTGAAGACGCCGAAGGATAAGCTGAGTTACATCATCGGCGTTCAGATCGGCAACGATCTGAAAAACCAGTCCATCGACGTTGATCCCGCAATTGTCAGCAGGGGCCTCAACGATTCAATGTCTGGAAGCAAACTTTTGATTAGCGATCAGGAAGCGAAAGATATCATAGCGGTGTATCAGAAGGAGAGGGCCGCAAAAGTTGCTGAAGAGAGAAAGAAGGCGGGAGAAAAGAATAAACAGGAGGGCGCGGCGTTCCTGGCTGCCAATAAGAAGAAGGAAGGCGTGAAAATGCTGCCCAGCGGCTTGCAGTACAGAGTGATCAAGGAAGGCACCGGCAAGACGCCGAAGGCAACCGATACAGTTGTAACGCAATACAAGGGAACCCTGATTAATGGCACCGAGTTCGACAGCTCATATCGGAGAAACGAACCCGCGACCTTTCCGGTAAGCGGTGTCATCAAGGGATGGACCGAAGCGCTGCAGTTGATGAAGGAAGGCTCCAAATGGGAGATAGTTGTCCCTCCCGAACTGGCGTACGGCGAACAAGGCGCCGGTCCGATTGGTCCCAACGCCACGCTGATTTTCGAAATAGAGCTCGTATCAGTAAAATAA